From Rubricoccus marinus, a single genomic window includes:
- a CDS encoding replication initiation protein: MIVYRTATGDRLRDGVPQPPKVIGCGMLRSPFVVSSTHPPFSRFEMSVPSRKPSPNAMGVAPGEIKKHVGAVHVKGSLSLLERKVSNVLLLNAYEDLPNPEVFEHEIRLRTLADVAGFDSNDHALLRASLESLAGTTITWNILDAEGGEEWGVSTFLAQAVTRGGVCRYAYAPDLRKKLYNPEIYARINLSVQERFGSGYALALYENCVRFRKVGSTGWISVEQWRDLLGVEPGQYDSFKYLNRDVLKPAITEVNRFSDIRVSMERKREGRRVAALKFRIEESDQLQLDLGGGAKRAAQEAGSAGEFPGNLPDPRAMAPEPGDLLDPLQRRLVTFGLTEAQALDVATEYDAGRVEGNLAYVESEIERGRAISNVAAFTIGAIRTDYRGGGEAPIQREVAARKSAKERKAREADGARQRAEDASRTRKLRAEQETRTQSDARAARLDAAWSVLSDTERSGIETEVVERLRNELPYLYRTYETSGEDSVAVRTTLKAFRYEALDAHSPRD, translated from the coding sequence GTGATCGTTTACAGGACGGCGACAGGTGACCGTCTACGGGATGGGGTGCCGCAACCGCCAAAGGTGATAGGATGCGGGATGCTCAGATCACCGTTCGTCGTATCCTCGACTCACCCCCCCTTTTCCCGCTTCGAAATGAGCGTGCCGTCCCGTAAACCCTCACCTAACGCGATGGGGGTGGCTCCTGGTGAGATCAAGAAGCACGTCGGCGCGGTCCACGTGAAGGGTTCGCTGTCGCTATTGGAGCGGAAGGTCTCGAACGTGCTGCTCCTCAACGCCTACGAGGACCTGCCCAACCCCGAGGTGTTCGAGCATGAGATCCGTTTGCGGACCCTGGCCGATGTGGCGGGCTTCGACTCGAACGACCACGCGCTCTTGCGGGCGTCGTTGGAGTCGTTGGCGGGGACGACGATCACCTGGAACATCCTGGACGCCGAGGGCGGGGAGGAGTGGGGCGTCTCGACGTTTCTCGCGCAGGCGGTGACGCGCGGTGGCGTGTGTCGCTACGCCTACGCACCGGACCTGCGGAAGAAGCTGTACAACCCGGAGATCTACGCTCGCATCAACCTCTCGGTGCAGGAGCGGTTTGGGAGCGGGTACGCGCTGGCGCTCTACGAGAACTGCGTGCGGTTCCGGAAGGTGGGGTCGACGGGCTGGATCTCCGTGGAGCAGTGGCGCGACCTGCTCGGTGTGGAGCCAGGGCAGTACGATTCGTTCAAGTACCTCAACCGCGACGTGCTGAAACCGGCGATCACCGAGGTCAACCGGTTCAGCGACATCCGGGTCTCGATGGAGCGGAAGAGGGAGGGCCGTCGGGTGGCGGCGTTGAAGTTCCGGATCGAGGAGAGCGATCAACTCCAACTGGACCTGGGCGGCGGCGCGAAGCGGGCCGCCCAGGAGGCCGGGAGCGCGGGGGAGTTTCCGGGCAACCTCCCGGACCCCCGTGCGATGGCGCCGGAGCCGGGCGATCTGCTCGACCCTTTGCAGCGGCGCCTGGTGACGTTCGGGCTGACGGAGGCGCAGGCGCTGGACGTGGCAACGGAGTACGACGCCGGCCGCGTGGAGGGCAACTTGGCCTACGTGGAGAGCGAGATCGAGCGGGGCCGCGCGATTTCGAACGTGGCGGCGTTCACGATCGGTGCGATCCGGACGGACTACCGGGGTGGGGGAGAGGCTCCCATTCAGCGCGAGGTGGCAGCTCGCAAATCGGCGAAGGAGCGGAAGGCGCGCGAGGCCGACGGTGCCCGCCAGCGCGCGGAGGATGCGTCGCGCACGCGCAAACTGCGCGCAGAGCAGGAGACTCGGACCCAGAGCGACGCGCGTGCGGCGCGACTGGACGCTGCTTGGTCTGTACTCTCCGACACAGAGCGGTCTGGGATTGAGACAGAGGTGGTAGAGCGATTGCGGAATGAACTGCCGTATCTCTACCGGACGTACGAGACCAGCGGTGAGGACTCGGTGGCGGTGCGGACGACGCTTAAAGCGTTCCGGTACGAGGCGCTGGACGCGCACAGTCCTCGGGACTGA
- a CDS encoding ParA family protein: MIVSVQNQKGGVGKTATAVSLASVARARGQRVLLVDLDPQASASRWLDVEPDGEAVLGLSDLLDGVASGDVTLDQAVVEARAAEEDRPELDLLAADEALLFIERELGGDGATDRLRTVLADARERYDLIVLDGGPAITALSANALYAADVVLAPVTLSSIALDGIARLRQLVELANEQGHALRALYLPTGADARLRETRELLDVMREAFGSFPDGDVLEPVRYSSALSRAYGTRETIAEYADTARAETGRGDRAADRAVEDYGAVLDALDRIQERTRD, from the coding sequence ATGATCGTATCCGTTCAGAACCAGAAGGGCGGCGTCGGCAAGACCGCGACGGCCGTCAGCCTGGCCTCGGTCGCCCGCGCTCGCGGGCAACGCGTGCTGCTCGTCGACCTCGACCCGCAGGCGAGCGCGTCGCGGTGGCTCGACGTGGAGCCGGACGGCGAAGCGGTGCTCGGGCTGAGCGACCTGCTCGACGGGGTGGCGTCGGGAGACGTCACGCTGGACCAGGCCGTCGTGGAGGCACGCGCGGCGGAGGAGGACCGGCCGGAGCTGGACCTGCTGGCGGCCGACGAAGCGCTCCTGTTCATCGAGCGCGAGTTGGGCGGCGACGGCGCCACAGACCGCCTCCGCACCGTGCTGGCGGACGCCCGGGAGCGCTACGACCTGATCGTGCTCGACGGAGGCCCCGCGATCACGGCTCTTTCGGCGAATGCGCTCTATGCGGCCGACGTGGTGCTGGCACCGGTGACGCTTTCCTCGATCGCGCTCGACGGCATCGCGCGACTGCGCCAATTGGTGGAGCTCGCCAACGAGCAGGGACATGCTCTACGAGCACTGTACCTCCCGACGGGGGCCGACGCGCGGCTGCGCGAGACACGCGAGTTGCTGGACGTGATGCGCGAGGCCTTCGGGTCGTTTCCGGACGGAGACGTGCTGGAGCCGGTGCGGTACAGCTCGGCGTTGAGCCGGGCGTACGGCACACGCGAGACGATCGCGGAGTACGCCGACACGGCGCGTGCGGAGACGGGTAGGGGGGACCGCGCCGCAGACCGTGCGGTCGAGGACTATGGTGCGGTCTTGGACGCGCTCGACCGGATCCAAGAGAGAACGAGAGACTAG
- a CDS encoding Y-family DNA polymerase: MDCSAFYCSCERVFDPSLDGVPVAVLSNNDGCIIARSQEVKDLGIPMGAPFFKHKRELAEQGVRVFSSNYTLYGDMSRRVMAVLETVTPDVEVYSIDEAFLSVPTPEGSPQAVCAEMERRAVEIRAKVLRWTGIPVRVSWAETKTLAKAASEWAKVKLKAGGEPCVCLWGHPERERWLASMPVGDVWGVGRRWAAKLEALGAATASGLAALPDGVLRQRFNVVLLRTAMELRGVSCLPLSDAPVARQTLVKSRSFGEPASDLSTISQAVATHAARAAEKLRREGLVAGRIEAFVTTKRFGAGPHRSGCRGEMLGEATADSGALVAAARRSLGRAYVEFDARGTPYRYRKAGVTLLEIRPVGTEQRGLFAVTDGDTASDRQRRAALMEALDAANRKYGKRAVVVASQGCPSTLSRTRAASGAPAWEMRRERMSPRYTTRWDELAVVR, encoded by the coding sequence GTGGACTGCTCGGCGTTCTACTGCTCGTGCGAGCGGGTCTTCGACCCGTCGCTCGACGGCGTGCCCGTTGCGGTGCTGTCGAACAACGACGGCTGCATCATCGCGCGCTCGCAAGAGGTCAAGGACCTCGGGATCCCGATGGGCGCGCCGTTCTTCAAGCACAAGCGCGAGCTGGCGGAGCAAGGTGTCCGCGTGTTCTCGTCCAACTACACCCTTTACGGGGACATGAGCCGCCGGGTGATGGCGGTCTTGGAGACGGTGACGCCCGACGTGGAGGTGTACTCGATCGACGAGGCGTTTCTGAGCGTGCCGACACCCGAGGGCTCGCCCCAAGCCGTCTGTGCCGAGATGGAGCGGCGCGCGGTCGAGATCCGGGCGAAGGTGCTCAGGTGGACGGGGATCCCGGTGCGGGTGTCGTGGGCGGAGACGAAGACGCTCGCGAAGGCGGCGAGCGAGTGGGCCAAGGTGAAACTGAAAGCGGGCGGCGAGCCGTGCGTGTGCCTGTGGGGCCACCCAGAACGGGAGCGCTGGCTGGCGTCGATGCCCGTCGGCGACGTGTGGGGCGTGGGGCGGCGCTGGGCGGCCAAGTTGGAGGCACTGGGCGCGGCGACGGCGTCGGGACTGGCGGCGTTGCCCGACGGCGTGCTGCGCCAGCGGTTCAACGTGGTGTTGCTGCGGACTGCGATGGAACTCAGGGGCGTGTCGTGTCTGCCGCTCTCGGACGCGCCCGTCGCGCGGCAGACGTTGGTGAAGTCGCGGAGCTTCGGGGAGCCCGCGAGCGACCTCAGCACGATCTCTCAGGCTGTGGCGACGCACGCGGCGCGAGCGGCGGAAAAGCTCCGGCGCGAGGGGCTCGTCGCGGGACGGATCGAGGCGTTCGTGACAACGAAGCGGTTCGGGGCCGGTCCGCACCGCTCGGGATGCCGGGGCGAGATGCTCGGCGAGGCGACGGCCGATTCGGGCGCGCTGGTCGCGGCGGCGCGGCGGAGCCTGGGCCGGGCGTACGTGGAGTTCGACGCCAGAGGCACGCCGTACCGCTACCGTAAGGCGGGCGTGACGCTGTTGGAGATTCGGCCCGTGGGGACGGAGCAGCGGGGACTGTTCGCCGTCACGGATGGCGACACAGCGTCGGACCGCCAGAGGCGGGCGGCGCTGATGGAGGCGCTGGACGCGGCGAACCGGAAGTACGGGAAGCGGGCGGTCGTAGTGGCATCGCAGGGGTGCCCCTCAACCCTCTCGCGGACGCGGGCCGCGTCAGGCGCGCCCGCGTGGGAGATGCGACGGGAGCGGATGAGCCCGCGGTACACGACGCGGTGGGACGAGTTGGCGGTGGTCCGCTAG